A genomic segment from Amia ocellicauda isolate fAmiCal2 chromosome 13, fAmiCal2.hap1, whole genome shotgun sequence encodes:
- the tec gene encoding tyrosine-protein kinase Tec, with translation MNSQPILEGTLIKRSQQKKRTSPLNYKERVFVLTKTKLTYYEGRAEKKSKKGSIDLPKVKCVEIVKNGGEVIPCQNKYPFQVVYDVNTLYVFAPTNDTRSVWVQYMKEEIKNNPSIAAKFHPQFWIDGVWLCCRQAEKLAPGCEEYNLFGDISRKPLPPIPAETTEKPRRLPPPPPAEEENESKDDKEETVIAMYDFEGVESHDLKLIQGEEYVVIAKCDINWYKARNRYGQEGYIPSNYVTEKKSNNLDQFQWYCKNVNRNKAEQQLKSEDKEGGFMVRDSSHPGAYTVSLFTKSAGESSASVRHYHIKETQSVPKQFYLAEKHHFNTIPELIEYHQHNAAGLVTRLRYPVVKKGRSAPTTAGFSYDKWEINPSELTFMKELGSGQYGVVRLGKWRAQHKVAIKAIREGAMYEEDFIEEAKVMMKLSHPKLVQLYGVCTQQKPIYIVTEFMELGCLLNFIRQRRGNFNTGQLISICQDVSEGMEYLEKNKFIHRDLAARNCLVNDSMVVKVSDFGMARYVLDDQYTSSSGAKFPVKWSPPEVFNFCKYSSKSDVWSFGVLMWEVFTEGRMPFENNPNHEVVTMVSQGHRLYRPKKAPPIVYDIMQLCWHEKPDERPSFSQISVMIKEVAEGDTS, from the exons aaGAAATCAAAAAAGGGATCTATCGATTTACCAAAGGTGAAATGTGTGGAGATTGTGAAGAACGGGGGAGAAGTCATCCCGTGTCAAAACAAATATCCATTTCAG GTGGTGTATGATGTGAACACCTTGTACGTTTTTGCACCGACTAATGACACCAGAAGTGTATGGGTGCAGTACATGAAAGAAG AGATAAAGAACAATCCCTCCATAGCAGCCAAGTTCCACCCGCAGTTCTGGATCGATGGCGTATGGCTCTGCTGCCGACAAGCGGAGAAATTAGCGCCAGGCTGCGAGGAATACAACCTGTTTGGAGACA TTTCACGAAAACCCCTTCCTCCGATCCCTGCAGAGACGACTGAAAAG CCCCGCAGACTACCTCCACCGCCCCCGGCTGAAGAGGAAAATGAGAGCAAAGACGACAAGGAGGAAACGGTCATTGCCATGTATGACTTTGAGGGGGTGGAAAGCCACGACTTGAAGCTCATCCAGGGTGAAGAATATGTAGTCATTGCAAAGTGTGATATAAACTGGTACAAAGCACGCAACCGATACGG ACAAGAGGGCTACATCCCCAGCAATTACGTGACAGAAAAGAAATCAAACAACCTTGACCAGTTTCA ATGGTACTGTAAAAATGTAAACCGAAATAAAGCTGAACAGCAACTTAAAAGTGAG GACAAAGAAGGTGGGTTCATGGTCAGGGATTCCAGCCACCCTGGAGCGTACACTGTCTCTCTGTTCACCAAGTCTGCAGG AGAGAGCTCTGCGTCGGTGCGCCATTACCATATAAAAGAAACCCAGTCGGTGCCCAAGCAGTTCTACTTGGCCGAAAAGCATCACTTCAATACTATTCCGGAGCTCATTGAGTATCATCAGCACAATGCGGCAG GTCTCGTGACCAGACTGCGGTATCCGGTTGTGAAGAAAGGACGATCGGCGCCAACGACCGCTGGCTTCAGTTATG ACAAATGGGAGATCAATCCTTCGGAGCTGACATTCATGAAGGAGCTCGGCAGTGGTCAGTACGGGGTGGTGCGACTGGGGAAATGGAGGGCCCAGCACAAAGTAGCAATAAAAGCCATACGGGAAGGCGCCATGTACGAGGAGGACTTCATCGAGGAGGCAAAAGTGATGAT GAAATTATCACATCCAAAGCTAGTTCAGCTGTACGGCGTCTGTACCCAGCAGAAACCGATATACATTGTCACAGAGTTTATGGAGCTGGGCTGCCTGCTCAATTTCATCCGCCAGAGACGAGGGAACTTCAACACAGGGCAGCTGATCAGTATCTGCCAAGACGTGAGCGAAGGAATGGAGTATTTGGAGAAAAATAAGTTTATTCACAGAGATTTG GCAGCTCGAAACTGTTTAGTTAATGATTCCATGGTGGTGAAGGTATCTGATTTTGGAATGGCAAG GTATGTTTTGGATGATCAGTACACCAGCTCCTCCGGGGCGAAGTTTCCTGTGAAATGGTCTCCTCCAGAAGTCTTCAATTTCTGCAAATACAGCAGCAAGTCCGATGTCTGGTCGTTCG GTGTTTTGATGTGGGAGGTGTTCACCGAGGGTAGAATGCCTTTTGAAAATAACCCAAATCATGAAGTGGTCACTATGGTCAGCCAAGGACACCGGCTGTATCGACCGAAAAAGGCTCCACCCATTGTGTACGATATCATGCAACTGTGCTGGCATGAG aaACCTGATGAACGGCCTTCATTTTCCCAAATCTCCGTTATGATCAAAGAAGTGGCTGAAGGCGACACCTCCTGA
- the txk gene encoding tyrosine-protein kinase TXK encodes MILSNHIIQSVFCCCCSVQKREITTQVSLENDNGLIRTQRFQETYHSNRSRRKPPPPPPEDNEANSFCVIAMYDFLAKEDSDLTLKHGQEYTILHKQDQHWWLARDEQGNQGFIPSNYVTEKDNMEAHQWYCKNLTRPKAEQLLRQEGKQGAFVVRDSSQQGCYTVSVYTNALSSGEGDIRHYQIKKNCYGQLFLAEKHVFSSIPEVINYHQHNAAGLITRLRYPVGPMGKCVPATAGFSYEKWEINPSELSFMKEVGSGQFGVVRLGKWRALCKVAIKTINEGSMSEEDFIEEAKVMTKMSHPKLVQLYGVCLKQRPICIVTEFMENGCLLNYLRQRNGTFTEDCLLAMCQDVCEGMQYLESNNFIHRDLAARNCLVNDKHVVKVCDFGMTRYVLDNQYISSTGSKFPIKWSPPEVFHYNKYSSKSDVWSFGVLMWEIFTEGRMPFENKSNPTVVEEITLGQRLYRPHKASLQVYKLMYSCWHEKPEGRPTFSELLDQIKTTAEME; translated from the exons ATGATCCTTTCCA ACCACATAATTCAGTCGGTCTTCTGTTGCTGTTGTTCAGTACAAAAACG AGAAATTACAACTCAGGTGAGCCTGGAGAATGACAATGGGTTGATTCGCACTCAACGCTTTCAAGAAACATATCAT TCCAACAGATCCAGAAGGAAGCCGCCACCCCCACCACCAGAAGACAACGAGGCAAACAGCTTCTGTGTCATTGCGATGTACGACTTCTTAGCCAAAGAGGATTCTGATTTAACACTAAAGCACGGCCAAGAATATACCATACTTCATAAACAGGACCAGCACTGGTGGTTAGCTAGGGATGAACAGGG AAACCAAGGGTTCATTCCCAGTAATTATGTTACAGAGAAGGATAACATGGAGGCACACCA GTGGTACTGCAAGAACCTGACAAGACCGAAAGCAGAGCAACTTCTTCGCCAAGAG GGAAAGCAGGGTGCATTTGTTGTGAGAGACTCGAGCCAGCAGGGCTGCTACACTGTGTCAGTTTACACTAATGCACTGAG CTCAGGTGAGGGGGACATCCGGCACTATCAGATAAAGAAGAATTGCTACGGACAGTTATTTTTGGCAGAAAAGCACGTTTTCAGTTCAATCCCAGAAGTAATTAATTATCATCAACACAACGCTGCAG GCCTCATCACAAGACTACGATATCCAGTTGGGCCAATGGGGAAATGTGTTCCAGCGACTGCAGGATTTAGCTATG AAAAATGGGAGATAAACCCGTCCGAGCTGTCCTTTATGAAGGAAGTTGGCAGCGGCCAGTTTGGAGTGGTGCGCTTGGGAAAGTGGCGGGCGCTTTGTAAAGTGGCCATCAAGACCATCAACGAGGGATCCATGTCTGAAGAAGATTTTATTGAAGAAGCCAAAGTCATGAC GAAGATGTCTCACCCCAAGCTGGTGCAGCTGTACGGCGTTTGTCTGAAGCAGAGGCCGATCTGCATTGTGACGGAGTTTATGGAAAATGGTTGCCTGCTCAACTACCTGCGGCAGAGAAACGGCACCTTCACAGAGGACTGCTTGTTGGCTATGTGCCAGGACGTGTGCGAGGGCATGCAGTACCTGGAGAGCAATAACTTCATTCACAGAGACCTG GCGGCAAGAAACTGCCTAGTCAATGACAAGCATGTGGTGAAAGTATGTGACTTTGGAATGACAAG GTATGTACTTGACAACCAGTACATCAGCTCAACAGGGTCCAAGTTCCCTATCAAATGGTCTCCGCCCGAGGTGTTTCATTACAACAAGTACAGCAGTAAATCAGACGTGTGGTCATTTG GAGTCCTGATGTGGGAAATCTTCACGGAGGGAAGGATGCCATTTGAAAACAAGTCGAACCCAACTGTTGTGGAGGAGATCACTCTGGGGCAGAGGCTGTATCGACCGCACAAGGCCTCCCTTCAAGTCTATAAACTCATGTACAGCTGCTGGCATGAG AAACCAGAGGGGAGACCTACTTTCTCTGAACTTCTAGACCAAATTAAAACCACTGCGGAGATGGAATAG